ATTGCAAGGAATGCCAAATATCTCCGTCATCTTTCAACCAGGCATTTGAAACAGAATAAATATCCACAAGGTCTTggactgctttaaaaaaaaataatcctgccTCGAGGCTGGGGAATGATCTCGATGAGGTTGGGTAGTTTATGATAATAGAGTGATGGATGAGAACTGACAGCttacaacattttttttcagttgtcataaaaaaaaaataactgaaagtGAGTGTCTGCCAACCCTGTAAAAACAGCCAGGAAAACATTAACAAAAACAGATGACAAACTCCCTGTGGAAATACTCTTGCTTGGAAGCCACTGTGCATAATGTGGAAGATCAGGCAAATAGGAATAGAAGCTTGTAGAAGGCCAACCATGTCAGGAATCCCCCTTGACTGTGTGCAGGTATGCACCTCCTATGTATACACATTGGATCATAGACTAAATGAAGTCCTGAGTCAATTAAAAATTGCAACAATCTTCTATGATTTAACAAAGACTTCTCAAGATAAAACAActagttttgtttatttgcttttactTAGGAATTAGTATCTTTGAATAATTTCCTCCCCTAGGCTACAGCAATTCTGTTCTTTGACACACATtgctttaaatattattttttcaccTATGAAAATAATTGTATATTTGTGAGAATGAAAGCACATTTTGTCACTAGGTATTAAATAGAGAACTACAACAGACAAGTACTGCAAAGACAAGTTAAACGCTTCTGAAGCTATTAAGTTTATAAATGAATGGTATAACAATAGTTTAAGTTTACTATTGGTTAAAAGTTGGTTGTGTTAATAGACTTCCAGGAGCACATTAAAGAACTTTACACATATATTTGCAATATGGAAAGTGTTGTACTTCTGTTGCTTCATATATACAGTACTCTGGTGTAACTAACCTCTGATGATTCTgagcagaagaaaagaagataCTATATCAAAACCACTGATGTGTTATATATTCAGTGATTTTCTCTTTATAAAATTAATCTTAATGAAAATGTAGTTACCTTATATTctgccttccccttctctctctgtccttctcatatactcattcctcctcattctctcacAAATTTGCTGCCTCCTTTTCTGTAATTGCTGttataatatttttctcttccacTTTAGGAAGTCCACTGTTGTGTCTTTgttcaggtttgttttttgtttgtttgtttgttttgttttgttttgtttggtgttttggtAACCTGGTTTGTTGAGAGTTCATGGTGGTAACAAACAGCTCTGTAATTAGACATAAGGCTAACTAACTTGTATTAGAAACATAAACAACTACCTTGGGTTTACTGAGGTCATGAACCTAAGAGAAGGACCTACAAttgccactttactaaaccaggaTAATTTCTAACTGAATTTAATATGTATCTTTATAACAATGGAGAAAGTGTAGCAGTCATCCCCCATCAAATACTTTTCCTTTGCAATAGAGAGAGATCATCACAGAAAACGTAAAACTTatcaaaatagagaaaataaattatcACATGTCCactgttttttaaataatgaatataTCCTTTAGTTATACAATTGTACTATGCCTTTAAAAATTCTTCAGTGCTTCTTGTTATTTATCTCCTTTGGTTATGTGCCTTATTGTTATGCTTATTATATAGTATATGGCTAAAACCTCCTTATAAGTGAGTCCAtacttgtgtgtctttctgggtctgggttatctcactcaggatgatcttttctatttgtttttccattcatttgcctgaaaatttaatgattttagtagctgagtagtatactactgtgtaaatgtgccacagttttctttatccattcttcaaacatccgggttatttccaggttctggctattaaaaataaagctgctatgaacatggttgagcaaatgtacttgctTTACGTTGGAGCCTCTTTTATATTTATACCCAGGAGTGACATAGCTGGATCTTTACGTAAagcaagggaggatgcataaatctcataGGAAGGGGAGATGGAATAAATGAattagtggctgaagagagggaaccaggtaagagaggaggcaaagagagttaagagggtggagatcagacctgggaagaCCGAAGGTGAGAGggcagaaggcctgtagagaaaagagaaaactgaggTGGATGtagctctgtgacaagctggaggcctaagTCGGGGTAAggcctgggaggatatgaggggattcaagcagagacacCTAGTAGCAGAGTCGGTTATGTCTGAAGAGGACATAACCAGACAACCCTCCTAGTAGAGAGAGAggaactccaacccacccacaaaatcctCAACTCCaagtttaccctgcctacaagacgtgCAGAGATAAAGTTAGAGCAGAATGAGCAGACTGAGGGGATGCATAACCCATGCCCGGCCCAACCGAAGACCTGCTCTCCGGGAGAATGCCGGTCCCAGACACCATAAACAATGGTCTGCTAAGactgcagacaggaacctggaagagctgtcctctgagagactccacccaggagaatctcaaaaCAGactctgagacccacagccaaacactgggcgaTGTTACAGAGTCTTGTGGAGAAGTAGGAGGAAGTGGGAGGTGACAGGAGCaacacaggaagaccaacagggtcaactaatctgggcccagaggagcttgcagagactgaagcatcgaccaaggaccatgcctgaactggacctaggccacctacaaagatgtagcagatgggcaacttaggcttcaagtgggttctctagtaagggaagtgggaactgCTTCAGGCACAAACTCACTTGCCAGTTTCCCGATTTCCCCTTGGcaagactgccttgccaggccacagaggaagagagcgTACTTAGTCCTGATTcaccttgatgagctggggtggttTGGAAAGggatctccccttttctgagaaacagGTGAAGTAGGaggggagactgggaggggaggagagatcgGGGCTACTACCAGAATGTAAagtgcataaaaataaattaattaaaaaattcttcaATGCATAAATCAGTAATTGAATGGTGGCTGCTTCTACAGAGAACATCTACtcataaaatagaataaatgaaTGGCGCCTGGGGTAGGATATAAGGTGTGTATTGTTCTATCTCTTTCCACctcattgtttgtttctttctgcatATTCTCTGGGtcttcccttctctgtctctgtgcgaGGTATTTAGGCACATTCAGCCATGCTAGCCTTACATTGTGGCGGGGAAATGAGCTCAGGTAATACTTCCAGAGCAAGCACTTGTATGTTATGGATATATGTGTTTTCGTTTTgttcccaggtgtgggatgtggaccTGATTCACATAGTCCACATCCTCAGAGAggtgctctttgccagctgcagatagtttaaatctgatgATTCTGTAGGGAGAaaaaatgccagggcccagagtgTCGAGCTTAGAGAAAGAATGAGGgtgttttctctttccccttgctgcttCTGGTTGCTATTGTGAGACAAGAATTCATATATTTCCTGAaacgaggattggactggctGCAAGCACCCTGacaccctgaccagcaggaagcagctaagagaactgcaccctctctcccactaaccctttctctctcctacctggtcttggggtgttggaagggactggggtggagtagggagaaatagagaaaagaaatgtaaataaaagttttttgtttgtttgtttgtttgtttaatacagCAACACTTATATCCATCAAGCCATCCCCACAGCTCCCTCTTCTATACTTTTATCATTATTTTAGGAGGTAATTTTTAGACTTCTAAAACTATTTTTCTGGAATGCAGGATAGCCCAACATTTTTGCAGTAGCTTCAAAATTCTACAGTTACTTAATCTGGATCACATCAAGAGACAAATAATTGACTTACTCTACATACCTTTGCATAGAACAGTTCATGGTGTTCACAGAAAGACAAAATCTCCCAAATATTCTTAAGGACACAcctatcacacacatacacacacacacacacacacacacacacttcacacacatatctatctatctatctagcatttatatatttatctattgcctatctatctatacatgtatacagaaagggaaagaatgtgtttatgtgtgattatgtgtctctctatgtgtttgtgtgtatgtgagatagagaaagagagagaggtgggaagagagaattTTATCAGCttataattaaaactaaaaaattcATCATTGTGGTTTCTGCAAACTGATAACCAAAGAATAGCAATACTGTCTGTCATTTGGCTCATACTTGAAGATCTGCAGCTAACGACCCTGAAATAGTATCATAAGCAAAATAAGATGGATGTCCCGCTCTGTCGGTGGCAAGTGACTGCGAGATGTCTCACAGGAAATTCTCTGCtcccaggcatggtccttgggcTTCTTGCCTCGCAAGCAAAGTAGCCAGCATCGCGGGGAAATGAAGAGCTTCCACAAGGATGACCTTCCAAGCCTGTCTACCTGACAGCCTTTTTAGGCTACAAGGCTGGCCTGACCCACATCATCCGGGAAGTTGACAGGCCAGGATCTAAGGTGAACAGGAAGGAAGTTGTGGAGGCTGTAACCACTGTGGAAACCCCACCCATGGTGGTTGTGGGCATTGTGGGATACGTGGAAACTCCACGAGGACTCCGAACCTTCAAGACCATATTTGCTGAGCACATCAGTGATGACTGTAAACGTCGTTTCTTTAAGAACTGGCACAAATCTAAGAAGAAGGCTTTTACCAAATACTGTAAGAAATGGCAGGATGACATGGGCAAGAAGCAACTGGATAAGAACTTCAAAAGCATGAAGAAGTACTGTCAAGTCATCCGCATAATTGCCCACACTCAGATGTGTCTGCTTCCTCTGCGCCAGAAGAAGGCACACTTGATGGAGATCCAAGTGAACGGGGCACTGTGGCTGAGAAGCTAGACTGGGCCCAAGAGAGGCTGGAGCAGCAGATTCCTGTGAACCAGGTGTTTGGACAGGATGAGATGGTTGATGTCATTGGGGTGACAAAAGGCAAAGGGTACAAAGGGGTGACCAGTCGTTGGCACACAAAGAAATTGCCCCGCAAGACCCACAGAGGGCTGCGTAAGGTTGCCTGTATTGGAGCCTGGCACCCTGCCTGTGTGGCCTTCTCTGTGGCTTGAGCTGGTCAAAAAGGCTACCATCATCGAACAGAGATTAACAAGAAGATTTACAAGACTGGTCAAGGCCATCTCTTCAAGGATGGTAAGCTGATCAAGAACAATGCATCTACTGACTATGACCCGTTCGACAAGAGCATCAACCCACTGCGTGGCTTTGTCCATTATGGTGAGGTGACCAATGATTTTGTCATGCTCAAAGGCTGCCTGGTCAGAACCAAGAAGCGAGTGCTTATTCTTCTCAGTTCCTTGCTGGTGCAGACCAAATGGCAAGCTCTGGAGAAGACTGACCTTAAGTTTATTGATACCACGTCCAAGTTTGGCCATGGCCATTTCCAGACcatggaagagaagaaagcaTTCACGGGACCACTCAAGAAAGACTGCATTGCCAAGGAGGAAAGTTGCTTAATGCCAGAAGCAATTTGCACAGCTGGTAGGGTCTCAATAAAAATGTTTACAGTGGGGGGAAAAAGGTGGATGTCCCAACTTCAAGAtgggtggattttctttttctctactgTCTATTCTTTGTCTTTTAAGGGATGGAATGATGCCTACTGCAGGTTGGTCTTCCTTACTCAGGTGTGCTAATTCAAATTTTATTCTAGTACAGAAGTACTCGGTCCTAAATACACAGAGATGATGTTTTCCCAGCTTTCTGGGAAACGTATATTACCAaacaaaaatactttcaaaaagtgtggcaataaaatattattttttaaatgtgagatTTGCTGTTACGCGTTTTTCACAGGAACACATTAATTGGTGGCATGAGCTTATCAATCTTAGACAGGGTAGAAGGAAGCCAAATGTGAGCGACATAGAGACTGTTATGACataagaaattattttgttggtacaaattattttattttatttattatattatattattttattatgtaaataactGAGATGCAGAAAAAGTCACGTTTGACAATCTGTAATAAAATAGGTTAGCAttccaaaattttaaatattaaatatgaaaacaATAGACTTCTAAATttgtaaattatttataatttcatGCCATATActtacttgtttttattatttcccaAAATTGTAAATTACAAAGTGGTAAACAAATTCAGCATTATATAAGGATTATTAGTTCATGCGTACACTctacaaaacataaaaacactAATATGGTTCAATAATTATTAGATATAACcagaatttgtaatttttaaaagatttataagTCTGTTTTTTCCTATGAATAATTTGTcatttaaaatagttttgtttctgggctcagagattaagaacactggctgttcttccaaagggtctgagctcaatttccagcaactcacataaccatctatagtgagatctgatgtcctcaggcacacatgcaggtagaatgctatataaataataaataagtaaatgttctaaaacattattaaaaatagttttgtttcttcAATCATGAAGAATAAATTATAAGTCACTCAATAGAGAACTTTGCAATGCCACTGTTTATAAAGTTGTTCAAAGACTGATGCATCACCCAAAGAccttgcatagagaggacctagacccctgctcagatgtagctcattgacagctcagtctccatgtgggttccctagtgagagaaaaagaaagagtctctgacatgaactcggttttCTGCTCcctgatcacttcttcctggtggggtaacctagccagaccacagaggaagaggatccaggcagtcctgatgggacctgatagactagggtcaggtagtcggggaggaggactttctctatcagtagactaggggagagggataggagaggaagaccaAGGAAggatggaatggggaggaaaagagggagggggatacaagtgggatacaagtgaatgaattgtaaataataataataataagtatatttaaaaataaagttgttacTCATACTAgttatcctcctagagcacacaCACCATAACATACTGAATAATTGACAacgtttttaaattaaataagtaaatggtAGTACATTCTGTTAACTAGTGATCAGATGCATGTCTCACAGCACACCAAGTATGCCCCATGTCATCGAAAGAAAGCATACCTCTCTTCTGACGAACACAAGCAAACCAGTCATGGTGTCCAGACCTTCATGTGGGAGAAGGCTGTAGCACATGCAACCTTCAGTGTGATtattattttcttggttttaaaTTGAATGtaatgtgtatggatattttgtctCCATGTGTTTCTGTGCCCCACTTACATGACTGGTCTGTGGAGACTTAAAAAGGGTCTCAGGTCCCCcgggactggagttacacatgatGGCAAGCTCCTGGGTTGGAGTTGGGAATGTAACCCCGGTCTTCTGGAAGAActatcagtgctcttaaccaagcatccatctctccagaccctgctaTAAGGCTTTTTTAGGGACTCATAAGTTTTCTCATGTAATTCCCATGACAATAATTTAGGTAAATATAACACCATCTTCAGTTTGAGtatgaaaataataaagttaaCAGAGTTGAACAAGTTAATAATTAAGTAGTAACAGATGTCTGTTTCCAAGAGTTGTGGAACCATCTGCCTGTGTGTCCTATCCATCAGAGGATACATGagcaattttacttttatttgccATAAACATTGCTTTATTTTAATTCAATAGCAATTACTTGTTtgtcaatgttttaaaaatgtagagAAATAAAGATTAATTCTCTCAGAATTTCTTGAAAACTATAAGGAATTTTGATTTGATACATTCAGCACATTGTTTCATAGaatacatttctttatttctgctttGTCTGCCTTAAATACTGTCAGGTCACTTGTGGCATTTAAGCAATTTCAAGGTGTAGTGAGCCATGAACTGATTTCCATAAACATTCTAGATGGTGGACAGGCAAAGATAAAGATGTCTACATGAAAGTGAAAATAGAGACATCTACCAAACTGAATCACTGCAAATGTATGAGAAATTTGCTGTGAGATGATTTAGCTTTTTTTGATTGCTCATGatgaaatataattttctgtAAAACCATATTAATATGCATTTCTTCACACTCTGGATCATGAAGAAATTTTTCAAGCTGTCATATGTATGCTTcctagaataaattaaaatttggcCAGTATAGTGTACTTATAGTTGTAAATAATAGTAAGAGGGAGCAATcagttttaaatattaattttgctTTCCTAAGTATTCAGTGGATTTTGTGGTTTACTTAAATGATTCCTTACCTAGCTTAAACACTTTAATCTTACCATTACGGCACCTGTTAAAGTACGCAAATATTGCTTCTTCAGAGCTCTATCACGCCATCATGTGATTTGGAGGAAGTGTTTATTGATGCCATTAATAGAATAAAGATGTGATAAATTACGGTATTATGAGATGCATCGTTGTACTAATGATCAATATCTTTAAGTTCTTGAAGTTATAAGTCCTTCTAAAGAAAATTGGCTACTGCTGATCTCAATTTATCAATGTGTCATCTCTAGTTAGtgttttatgaatgtgttaaTAATTGATGACAATAGGCTTGAAAGCAAAGGGACCAAGTAACCAGTTTAGTAAATGGGATGCTAAGGTATGGTTTAAAGCTGTATGCAAATATCGAAGATACCTGCAATAGCAGACTGAGAAGAGAAATCTATTTGTATTTGCAGTTACTGTGGTTCTGTTTCAGCATGCGACCACTGTGAGATGAGAAAAGCCTTGTACTGCTCAGCTCTGCTCAATATGTTTCTGGAGGGACACTAGGTAGAAACCATGTCTTCCTGCAGGTAACATGTGTACAAAAAAGGGACGAGAAGTTATATGGAACTTCTCTAATTACATGACAGAGGTTTGCTTTATGAGCAACACTTGAGGAAGACAAGTTTTCTCAATAATAAGTGAGAAAATATTTAGCATCGCCAAGCTTCAGGAGTGTATCATTGACATTACACTTAGTTCCTGGAGTAACACCATCAAGGGATATTATTTTGTAAGCATTTATTGGCATATGGCTAAAATTCCCTTCTGGTTGAGCCATGATAATAAAGCGAAAGTTCCATGTAGACTCATATGAAAATTAGGGCTATCATTAGGAACTACAAAGACTGTCATGCATCCATGTCTTTCTGCCTAAGACTCCGCACTGGCCCCTGTTCACATTTGTTATAACATCTTAACATGATTTCTAGACAATGGTACTCAACCAATTTGGAGAATGGATTTCCTTCTACTCAGTCAAAAGACTGAATAACAACTAGTTTATGTGAAGGACAGAATTATAGTTCtattcttttaaataaagaaCTGTATTGACTTTTCGCCCAATATCATTGTATATGCCAATGAAATCTAGATCAAAGTTCAGAAAACTATAGCTTGTCTGTGTGCTATAAAAAATAATTCCTAATATATATGACACGGTTTAAAAGTCACTGTTAGAGGATGAAAAGATGGAAATGGAGGCAACAtcattgctgcagccatgaatcatctgaaggaatgggtgggcatgggagtgttagcaggccttctggtgttggtctccttggtttgcctgtggtatatatgcaagattagagtctcacaacagtgtgatgcagccatgatcattcaggcctttacagccattgaagcaggacattctccccaagcatggttggataccataaaaagctaaaatgatacgctcaggatgcgaggctaagcactgcactcagggtcagccgctttggacccagagatgagcatgtctgattgcatgcgggttgatgccccaggtcccgcctctgagaaaaaggtattggacgggtctgatgctctttgggtggatgacacctaaatgaacatctgtacaaagtcccaatttatttctaatatcagagatcagacctctactcttgcctgatgcgtctaaaacaaaaagggggaactgtagagagctgcggaatgctatgccttaaagatggagctggtttccgcgttccaccttcccgatggtgagtgctctctgtcacgaacaactctacatttggctaaggccgaggatctggcttgcttctatgtatgtggacctatctgcattgcccccgtggcacgcctgggttggctacccagaggctatttaagctgtgggctggctttccccggggtccgaggattgttcaatgttcctgaataaactgcattgaaaaaaaaaaaaaaaaaaaaaaaaaaaaaaaagaaaagaaatgaaaaacaaacaaacaaacctcaatttctttcaatgtctgaaatcctttctcttttcttattttaaattttatttact
This Meriones unguiculatus strain TT.TT164.6M chromosome 21, Bangor_MerUng_6.1, whole genome shotgun sequence DNA region includes the following protein-coding sequences:
- the LOC110564443 gene encoding LOW QUALITY PROTEIN: large ribosomal subunit protein uL3-like (The sequence of the model RefSeq protein was modified relative to this genomic sequence to represent the inferred CDS: inserted 3 bases in 3 codons; substituted 1 base at 1 genomic stop codon); amino-acid sequence: MSHRKFSAPRHGXLGFLPRKQSSQHRGEMKSFHKDDXSKPVYLTAFLGYKAGLTHIIREVDRPGSKVNRKEVVEAVTTVETPPMVVVGIVGYVETPRGLRTFKTIFAEHISDDCKRRFFKNWHKSKKKAFTKYCKKWQDDMGKKQLDKNFKSMKKYCQVIRIIAHTQMCLLPLRQKKAHLMEIQVNXGTVAEKLDWAQERLEQQIPVNQVFGQDEMVDVIGVTKGKGYKGVTSRWHTKKLPRKTHRGLRKVACIGAWHPACVAFSVAXAGQKGYHHRTEINKKIYKTGQGHLFKDGKLIKNNASTDYDPFDKSINPLRGFVHYGEVTNDFVMLKGCLVRTKKRVLILLSSLLVQTKWQALEKTDLKFIDTTSKFGHGHFQTMEEKKAFTGPLKKDCIAKEESCLMPEAICTAGKLNQKRFANTDVNFRRDEEDEHSKMDVEQVNKREGFFHVGLKSLKDLILILRRKVNPASPKAVINAPLEVLKPVVAKEILVPFIEENTMEPLYNVLLLVDSLYQDITLMFNALALRAILLSSLCPRDCDSNKDGRDLLTRLRLHDALANVALALIQEQNNQNKVNLKSCGRGVYTTSGARGSQKDPISLELELQVVLGFPNERWEPTSGALQEQDVQNCFTIYLSSLERFFNKVKRCNLSFFLHVGITTECQGHLLPVETFVALSPPWLYISALRCFILSSSLTHVHLPRCYR